Proteins from one Triticum aestivum cultivar Chinese Spring chromosome 7A, IWGSC CS RefSeq v2.1, whole genome shotgun sequence genomic window:
- the LOC123147124 gene encoding 26S proteasome regulatory subunit 10B homolog A: MAATADDARRAAAVAKYRASLLAYRERQSLLTTGEENLKKARKEREITDGHVKAFQSIGQIVGEVLRPLGGERFIVKVRSGPRYLVNCRNKLNTESLKTGTRVCLDPSTLTIVRMLPREVDPLVFNMVHEDPGNVSFSAVGGLSDQIREIRETIELPLMNPELFLRVGIKPPKGVLFYGPPGTGKTLLARALASNIDVNFIKVVSSAVIGKYIGESARIIREMFAYARNHEPCIIFMDEIDALGGRRFSEGTSADREIQRTLMELLNQLDGFDELGKVKIIMATNRPDVLDPALLRPGRLDRKIEIPLPNEQARLEILKIHAAGMAKHGEINYEAAAKLAEGFNAADMRNICTEAGMAAIRAERDYAINEDFMKGVRKLTELKKLESSANYKADFGSG; the protein is encoded by the exons ATGGCCGCGACCGCCGACgacgcccgccgcgccgccgccgtcgccaagtaCCGCGCCAGCCTCCTCGCCTACCGGGAGCGCCAGTCCCTCCTCACCACAG GGGAAGAGAACCTGAAGAAGGCTAGGAAGGAGCGTGAGATAACTGATGGGCATGTCAAGGCGTTTCAGAGCATTGGGCAGATAGTGGGGGAGGTGTTGCGCCCGCTTGGCGGCGAGCGTT TTATCGTCAAGGTTAGGAGTGGTCCTCGATACCTTGTCAACTGTCGCAATAAGTTGAACACGGAGAGCTTGAAAACAGGCACACGCGTGTGTCTTGACCCAAGCACACTTACAATCGTGCGCATGCTTCCGCGTGAG GTGGACCCTTTAGTGTTCAACATGGTTCATGAAGATCCAGGGAATGTCAGCTTCTCTGCTGTTGGAGGGCTATCTGACCAGATCAGGGAAATTAGGGAGACCATAGAACTTCCGCTCATGAACCCTGAACTGTTTCTGCGAGTTGGTATTAAGCCACCCAAG GGAGTGCTCTTCTACGGCCCACCTGGAACTGGGAAGACACTGCTGGCTAGGGCTCTTGCAAGTAACATAGATGTGAACTTTATTAAG GTTGTCTCAAGTGCAGTCATTGGTAAGTATATTGGTGAGAGTGCTCGGATAATAAGGGAAATGTTTGCATATGCACGTAATCACGAG CCGTGCATCATCTTCATGGATGAAATTGACGCACTTGGAGGAAGAAGATTCAGTGAAGGCACAAGTGCTGATCGCGAGATCCAAAGGACGCTCATGGAACTGCTAAACCAGTTAGATGGGTTTGATGAACTTGGAAAG GTGAAGATAATCATGGCGACCAACCGTCCGGATGTGCTGGACCCTGCTCTCCTACGCCCTGGGCGTCTGGATCGCAAGATTGAAATCCCTCTTCCTAACGAGCAAGCGAGGCTGGAAATCCTCAAGATACATGCAGCTGGGATGGCCAAGCACGGTGAAATCAACTACGAAGCTGCTGCCAAGCTAGCAGAG GGATTCAACGCCGCTGACATGCGCAACATCTGCACAGAGGCCGGCATGGCGGCGATCCGAGCGGAGCGTGACTACGCCATCAACGAGGACTTCATGAAG GGGGTGAGGAAGCTGACGGAGTTGAAGAAGCTGGAGTCCAGCGCCAACTACAAGGCGGACTTCGGCAGCGGCTAG